In Pseudomonas fakonensis, one DNA window encodes the following:
- a CDS encoding tryptophan synthase subunit beta, which produces MFYVQRDEFGQLQRVEAAPFAEHNELLPADHAEIQDWFADDLVENSLKQLKQSDLDMIRVLEDLIEVLTEKGVISITDLPAGAQAKLLNRSTARRALGSLNNLIEEDEGGGLI; this is translated from the coding sequence ATGTTCTACGTGCAACGCGACGAGTTCGGCCAGTTGCAGCGGGTAGAAGCCGCCCCCTTCGCCGAGCACAACGAACTGCTGCCGGCCGACCATGCCGAAATCCAGGACTGGTTTGCCGACGACCTGGTGGAGAACAGCCTCAAGCAGCTCAAGCAGAGCGACCTGGACATGATCCGGGTGCTCGAGGACTTGATCGAGGTGCTGACCGAGAAGGGGGTGATCAGCATCACTGACCTGCCGGCGGGAGCTCAGGCCAAGCTGCTCAACCGCTCTACGGCGCGGCGGGCGCTGGGTAGTTTGAACAACCTGATCGAAGAGGATGAGGGGGGTGGGTTGATCTGA
- a CDS encoding SRPBCC family protein, producing MQALKPDTLIRNPQGCLVVSSVEITAPAASVWNIVGNFAGFPVFIPALAHIDMTGSGVRSVRKKLFKDGNVVIEQLNSRDDQAMNMTWSLIYTSLNIGNLWAAMEVVAIDGQRSRATWTIQAEPWEGGPEALPGFQAFLQGFADEAMGNVKNLLS from the coding sequence ATGCAAGCACTCAAGCCCGATACCCTGATCCGCAACCCGCAAGGCTGCCTGGTGGTGTCCAGCGTGGAAATTACCGCCCCTGCAGCCAGCGTATGGAACATCGTCGGCAACTTTGCCGGCTTCCCGGTGTTCATCCCGGCACTGGCGCATATCGACATGACCGGTAGCGGTGTGCGCTCGGTGCGCAAGAAACTGTTCAAGGATGGCAACGTGGTGATCGAGCAGCTCAATTCGCGCGATGACCAGGCCATGAACATGACCTGGAGCCTGATCTACACCAGCCTGAATATCGGCAACCTGTGGGCGGCGATGGAGGTGGTCGCGATCGATGGCCAGCGCAGCCGTGCGACCTGGACCATCCAGGCCGAGCCTTGGGAAGGTGGCCCGGAGGCGCTGCCGGGCTTCCAGGCTTTCCTGCAGGGGTTTGCCGATGAGGCGATGGGGAATGTGAAGAACCTGCTGAGCTGA
- a CDS encoding thioesterase domain-containing protein codes for MQTQAPHEQPTRIRLICLACSRQQLEQYRQWAEALSEPVEVIAVDLPATACLDSVDPDESSHALASALGERLEPFLQHPHAIFGQSLGAHAALALAQWAQCHWPGQTRHLFVASCDSPSVASGGDSTPLQVPMTVLYPPGSLPAMLGWNPLAHGGLELIELPAHAVDGAPFNQRIVRIFHTHLGLLSF; via the coding sequence GTGCAGACTCAAGCACCCCACGAACAGCCCACCAGGATTCGCCTGATCTGCCTGGCCTGCAGCCGCCAGCAGCTCGAGCAGTACCGCCAGTGGGCCGAAGCGTTGAGCGAGCCGGTGGAGGTGATCGCTGTAGACCTGCCAGCCACCGCCTGCCTCGACAGTGTCGACCCCGACGAGTCCAGCCATGCGCTGGCTAGTGCCCTGGGCGAGCGGCTGGAGCCGTTTCTGCAGCACCCCCATGCGATCTTCGGCCAGAGCCTGGGCGCCCATGCGGCGCTGGCATTGGCGCAATGGGCGCAGTGCCACTGGCCGGGGCAGACCCGCCACTTATTTGTTGCCAGCTGTGACAGCCCGAGCGTTGCCAGCGGCGGTGACAGCACGCCCTTGCAGGTGCCAATGACGGTGCTCTACCCGCCGGGTTCGCTGCCGGCGATGCTGGGCTGGAACCCTCTGGCCCACGGCGGCCTGGAGCTGATCGAGCTGCCGGCCCACGCAGTGGATGGCGCCCCGTTCAACCAGCGCATCGTGCGCATCTTCCATACCCACCTCGGCCTGCTCAGCTTCTGA
- a CDS encoding DUF3050 domain-containing protein yields MSPLKRTLSDKKQTLSQHPLFSEIDSLDTLRRFMETHVFAVWDFMSLTKRLQQELTCVSLPWLPPADPAAARLINEIVLGEESDDRLDHGHYSHFELYLDAMREVGASTQAIERFVSLMQQGVSHPEALQRAGASDAAQRFVRDTLEVALDAPAHQVAAAFLHGRESVIPSMFQQILDEWGIGIEQAPTFRYYLQRHIEVDSEDHGPAAEQLLARLVDHDPVREEDVYVAAIAAVDSRMALWDRLRASIKAPLAEVTP; encoded by the coding sequence ATGAGCCCATTGAAACGCACACTTTCCGACAAGAAACAGACACTTTCCCAGCACCCGTTGTTTTCTGAAATCGACTCGCTGGATACCCTGCGCCGGTTCATGGAAACCCATGTATTTGCCGTGTGGGACTTCATGTCGCTGACCAAGCGCCTGCAACAGGAACTGACCTGCGTCAGCCTGCCCTGGCTGCCGCCGGCCGACCCTGCAGCGGCGCGTTTGATCAACGAGATCGTGCTGGGCGAGGAGTCCGATGACCGCCTGGACCACGGCCACTACAGCCACTTCGAGCTGTACCTGGACGCCATGCGCGAAGTGGGTGCCAGCACCCAGGCGATCGAGCGGTTCGTCAGCCTGATGCAGCAGGGCGTCAGCCACCCGGAGGCGCTGCAGCGCGCCGGGGCCAGCGACGCGGCGCAACGCTTCGTGCGTGACACCCTGGAGGTTGCCCTGGACGCACCGGCGCATCAGGTGGCCGCGGCCTTCCTGCATGGCCGCGAAAGCGTCATCCCGAGCATGTTCCAGCAGATCCTCGACGAGTGGGGTATCGGCATCGAGCAGGCGCCGACCTTCCGTTACTACCTGCAACGCCATATCGAGGTGGACTCCGAAGACCACGGCCCGGCCGCCGAGCAGTTGCTGGCACGTCTGGTCGACCATGACCCGGTGCGCGAGGAGGATGTCTACGTGGCGGCCATCGCCGCAGTGGACAGCCGCATGGCGCTGTGGGACCGCCTGCGTGCGTCGATCAAGGCGCCGCTGGCCGAGGTTACGCCATGA
- a CDS encoding amino acid adenylation domain-containing protein, which translates to MRRLDILLAGTSPALAELACQLDAQGHGAVTAGSAQALREQLANAPDLVVEDGSLALASGDWQPLGATPLLRLRLGASFAETLPHLETLCWCGSASAQRLIERQRVATPASGNGRQLREDALQALGDLLALQVNRFARNPQYLHEAPAVSPGMHEREHGLDWLEALAYRHPFNRTLRADLLEQAEGGLIERLEQSLRRNAGRPALNRQGLRESYAQLHARTVGIQRALLPLLPAEGAQPPVVAVCMAKSAELYASLLAVIGCAAIYLPLDPATPVQRRQRILADAGACVLLHDGQAPVDIFGLDVRDIALAEDAPLPSLAVREATPGRACVAIYTSGTTGLPKGVLLSQRNLTHFMAWYREHVALDAGCRVLQFSTIGFDASLLDILPTFACGAELVLPDEDQRRDPQALLGLIHSQEVSHAFLPPALLSILPRDAHLGLRHLITGGDVCEPEVIARLAGQCHLHNIYGPTETTVLATTRVFAAGDGNRNLGRPIANTQVLILDEQFQPVAEQTPGELYIAGPGVGLGYLNNAQLSAERFVELGLPEGRSLRAYRTGDIGKWTAQGIELCGRRDNQVKIRGYRVEPEEIEHCLRDSRLFGQVAVVIDGQRRVLAFLAQPEGEEAEVRLREHAERALPDYMRPAFYQVLEQMPYTANGKVDRQALLLRPLALPANERLEPGTATEQQLLGLWSELLELAEADISADDSFFNLGGHSILLSRLLLEVRERFGRGVAINRFIELPTLQRLGALLDGEQGQQQEVLAGLEEDAKRELGLQVLPVERLGDVHKVIVTGANSFLGVHLVEALLDWGATEVACLVRSGGGQSADERFAQALADNQVQLDLARVRVFEADLRKPRLGLSQADYDYLDTGYGALLHNAAQVNHVLDYQVLAADNIEPLFECLRLCEGRRKKIFNFVSTLSACSAVDSSGRVLEEDPAETPPIYIRNGYNLSKWVGERILQRARAQGVWVNLFRPGNITFDSRTGACQPQRNRLMLMLKGSLQLGQVPGLEIDFDLMPVDFLARFIAFHSSRHQAGQCVFNLHNPEPLRWRDYLASFHEQGHAFELVSVEQWQQQLRRVDRDNALYDVLGFYLDGFEEDIGDISGIAHDNARAGVQRMGSHYPSKSPELLRRGCRYLADIGFI; encoded by the coding sequence ATGAGACGCCTCGACATACTCCTGGCGGGCACCAGCCCCGCCCTGGCGGAACTGGCCTGCCAGCTCGACGCCCAAGGCCACGGCGCGGTCACGGCTGGCAGCGCGCAGGCCCTGCGCGAGCAGTTGGCCAACGCCCCCGACCTGGTGGTGGAAGACGGCAGCCTGGCCCTGGCCAGCGGCGACTGGCAGCCCTTGGGGGCCACGCCGCTGCTGCGCCTGCGCCTGGGCGCAAGCTTCGCCGAAACCTTGCCGCACCTGGAAACCCTGTGCTGGTGTGGCAGTGCCAGCGCGCAACGGTTGATCGAACGCCAACGGGTAGCGACACCGGCTTCGGGCAATGGCCGGCAGTTGCGTGAGGATGCCCTGCAGGCACTGGGCGACCTGCTGGCGCTGCAGGTCAACCGCTTTGCCCGCAACCCGCAGTACCTGCACGAAGCGCCGGCGGTCAGCCCCGGCATGCATGAGCGCGAGCACGGCCTGGACTGGCTGGAGGCCCTGGCCTACCGCCACCCGTTCAACCGCACGCTGCGCGCCGACCTGCTGGAGCAGGCCGAAGGCGGGCTGATCGAGCGGCTGGAGCAGAGCCTACGGCGCAATGCCGGGCGCCCGGCGCTTAACCGCCAGGGCCTGCGTGAAAGTTATGCACAGCTGCACGCGCGCACGGTGGGCATTCAGCGGGCTCTGCTGCCACTGTTGCCTGCCGAGGGTGCGCAGCCACCGGTGGTGGCGGTGTGCATGGCCAAGTCAGCCGAGCTTTACGCCAGCTTGTTAGCGGTCATCGGGTGTGCGGCCATCTACCTGCCGTTGGACCCGGCTACGCCGGTGCAGCGCCGCCAGCGCATCCTCGCGGATGCCGGTGCCTGCGTGCTGCTGCATGACGGGCAGGCGCCTGTGGATATCTTCGGCTTGGATGTGCGTGATATCGCGCTGGCGGAGGATGCTCCGCTGCCGAGCCTGGCCGTGCGTGAGGCAACGCCCGGGCGGGCCTGCGTGGCGATCTACACCTCGGGTACCACCGGGCTGCCCAAGGGGGTGTTGCTCAGCCAGCGCAACCTGACGCATTTCATGGCCTGGTACCGCGAGCATGTGGCGCTGGATGCCGGCTGCCGGGTGCTGCAGTTCTCCACCATCGGCTTTGATGCTTCGCTGCTGGATATTCTGCCGACCTTCGCCTGCGGGGCCGAACTGGTGCTGCCCGATGAGGACCAGCGCCGCGACCCGCAGGCGTTGCTGGGGCTTATCCACAGCCAGGAAGTCAGCCATGCCTTCCTGCCACCGGCGCTGTTGAGCATTTTGCCCCGCGATGCGCACCTGGGGCTGCGGCACCTGATCACCGGCGGCGATGTGTGCGAGCCGGAGGTGATCGCCCGGCTGGCCGGGCAGTGCCACTTGCACAACATCTACGGGCCGACCGAAACCACGGTGCTGGCCACCACCCGGGTGTTCGCTGCCGGGGATGGCAACCGCAACCTCGGGCGGCCGATCGCCAACACGCAAGTGTTGATTCTCGACGAGCAATTTCAGCCTGTAGCCGAACAGACACCAGGGGAGCTGTATATCGCCGGGCCCGGCGTCGGGCTGGGTTACCTGAACAATGCGCAATTGAGCGCAGAACGCTTTGTCGAGCTGGGCCTGCCGGAGGGGCGCTCGCTGCGCGCTTACCGCACGGGCGACATCGGCAAGTGGACAGCGCAAGGTATCGAGTTGTGCGGGCGGCGGGATAACCAGGTGAAGATCCGTGGCTACCGTGTGGAGCCCGAGGAGATCGAGCACTGCCTGCGCGACAGCCGCCTGTTCGGCCAGGTGGCGGTGGTGATCGATGGGCAGCGCCGGGTGCTGGCGTTTCTCGCCCAGCCTGAGGGAGAGGAAGCTGAAGTACGGCTGCGTGAACATGCCGAACGTGCCCTGCCCGACTACATGCGCCCGGCGTTCTACCAGGTGCTGGAGCAGATGCCCTACACCGCCAATGGCAAGGTGGACCGCCAGGCGCTGCTGCTGCGCCCGTTGGCGCTGCCTGCGAACGAGCGCTTGGAACCGGGTACTGCGACTGAACAACAGTTGCTCGGCCTGTGGAGCGAGCTGCTGGAGCTGGCGGAGGCGGATATTTCAGCCGACGACAGCTTCTTCAACCTGGGTGGGCATTCGATCCTGCTGTCGCGGCTGCTGCTGGAGGTGCGCGAGCGCTTCGGCCGGGGCGTGGCGATCAACCGCTTTATCGAGCTGCCGACACTGCAGCGCCTGGGGGCGTTGCTCGATGGCGAGCAGGGGCAACAACAGGAGGTGCTGGCGGGGCTGGAGGAGGATGCCAAGCGCGAACTGGGGCTGCAGGTGCTGCCAGTGGAGCGCCTGGGTGATGTGCACAAGGTGATCGTCACCGGGGCCAACAGCTTCCTCGGTGTGCACCTGGTGGAGGCGCTGCTGGACTGGGGCGCCACCGAGGTGGCCTGCCTTGTGCGCAGTGGCGGCGGGCAAAGCGCCGACGAACGTTTTGCCCAGGCGCTGGCTGACAACCAGGTGCAACTGGACCTGGCCCGTGTGCGGGTGTTCGAGGCCGACTTGCGCAAGCCACGGCTGGGGCTGAGCCAGGCCGACTACGACTATCTGGATACCGGCTACGGCGCGCTGCTGCACAACGCTGCGCAGGTGAACCATGTACTCGACTACCAAGTGCTGGCGGCGGACAACATCGAACCGTTGTTCGAGTGCCTTCGGCTGTGCGAGGGGCGGCGCAAGAAGATCTTCAACTTCGTCTCCACGCTGTCGGCCTGCAGCGCCGTGGACAGCAGCGGCCGGGTGCTGGAGGAAGACCCGGCCGAGACGCCGCCGATCTACATCCGCAATGGCTACAACCTGAGCAAGTGGGTGGGCGAGCGGATCTTGCAGCGGGCGCGTGCACAGGGGGTGTGGGTCAACCTGTTCCGCCCCGGCAACATCACCTTCGACAGCCGCACCGGGGCCTGCCAACCGCAGCGCAACCGCTTGATGCTGATGCTCAAGGGGTCGCTGCAACTGGGCCAGGTGCCGGGGCTGGAGATCGACTTCGACCTGATGCCGGTGGACTTCCTGGCGCGCTTCATCGCCTTCCACAGTAGCCGTCACCAGGCCGGGCAATGCGTGTTCAACCTGCACAACCCGGAGCCGCTGCGTTGGCGCGATTACCTGGCGTCATTCCACGAACAGGGCCATGCCTTCGAACTGGTGAGCGTCGAGCAGTGGCAGCAGCAGTTGCGTCGGGTTGACCGTGACAACGCGCTGTATGACGTCCTGGGCTTCTACCTGGACGGTTTCGAAGAAGACATCGGGGATATCTCCGGCATCGCCCACGACAACGCCCGTGCCGGCGTGCAGCGCATGGGCAGCCATTACCCGAGCAAGAGCCCGGAGCTGTTGCGCCGCGGCTGCCGCTACCTGGCCGACATCGGCTTTATCTGA
- the lapG gene encoding cysteine protease LapG, with product MAKPWALSTTLRRLGLAMLLGCLLLGGVQADWDFSQISRRAQALYGPLGAGQGRIDAWQNLMAAQKQASELEQLKQVNLFFNQQLRYVEDIDLWHEVDYWATPVQSLIKGAGDCEDYAIAKYFSLRRMGVPAEKLRITYVKALRQNRAHMVLTYYSSPQAQPLVLDSLMDAIKPASQRSDLLPVYAFNGEGLWLTGAAGNKKVGDTKRLSRWQDLLKKMQAEGFPAEPVY from the coding sequence GTGGCGAAACCTTGGGCGCTCAGCACCACCCTACGCCGCCTCGGCCTGGCCATGCTGCTCGGCTGCCTGCTGCTGGGCGGCGTCCAGGCCGATTGGGACTTCTCGCAGATCAGCCGCCGCGCCCAGGCACTCTATGGCCCGCTTGGGGCGGGGCAGGGGCGTATCGACGCCTGGCAGAACCTGATGGCCGCGCAGAAGCAGGCCAGCGAGCTGGAGCAGCTCAAACAGGTCAACCTGTTCTTCAACCAGCAGCTGCGCTACGTCGAAGACATCGACCTGTGGCACGAGGTGGACTACTGGGCAACGCCGGTGCAGTCGCTGATCAAGGGCGCTGGCGACTGCGAGGACTACGCCATCGCCAAGTACTTCAGCCTGCGGCGCATGGGCGTCCCCGCCGAAAAACTGCGCATCACCTACGTCAAGGCCCTGCGCCAGAACCGGGCGCACATGGTCCTGACCTATTATTCAAGCCCACAGGCCCAGCCCCTGGTGCTCGACAGCCTGATGGACGCGATCAAGCCCGCCAGCCAGCGCAGTGACCTGCTGCCGGTCTACGCCTTCAATGGTGAAGGCCTGTGGTTGACGGGCGCGGCGGGTAACAAGAAGGTCGGCGACACCAAGCGCCTGTCACGCTGGCAGGATTTGCTGAAGAAAATGCAGGCCGAAGGATTCCCGGCCGAACCGGTTTACTGA
- a CDS encoding diiron oxygenase, producing MNAAEYRSFADAWEERATIRTRPRRRVEDDQRLIYPLSRQPLVLGAAFQRECPQLRDFVLVQSLYKFINDVVIFETEIVDRTARRIAKDRFAVRFPFACRYDAMTVVVDEDYHALVAMDFLQQTIALTGIEPIALPQEIELSRAIPAALERVPEALRDAMELICVGIAENTLTDDVAAFARDDTVKPSVKGLMADHLLDEGRHSSFWARLTRIYWQAAPEADRRALAEVLPVFLREYLTNDIQQGFDFALIAALPVGEAVRQALREEVQGLAFPINHQHPLLGNILRFLRSSSMLDAGCVQDALRDYLP from the coding sequence ATGAATGCCGCCGAGTACCGCTCCTTCGCCGATGCCTGGGAAGAGCGCGCGACCATCCGCACCCGGCCACGGCGCCGGGTGGAGGATGACCAGCGGCTGATCTACCCGCTCAGCCGCCAGCCACTGGTGCTGGGCGCGGCCTTCCAGCGCGAATGCCCGCAGCTGCGCGATTTCGTGCTGGTGCAGAGCCTCTACAAGTTCATCAACGACGTGGTGATCTTCGAGACCGAAATCGTCGACCGCACCGCCCGGCGCATCGCCAAGGACCGTTTTGCCGTGCGCTTTCCGTTCGCCTGCCGCTACGACGCCATGACCGTGGTGGTGGACGAGGACTACCACGCCCTGGTGGCGATGGACTTCTTGCAGCAGACCATTGCCCTGACCGGCATCGAGCCGATCGCCCTGCCCCAGGAGATCGAGCTCAGCCGGGCGATACCGGCGGCGCTGGAGCGGGTGCCGGAGGCACTGCGCGATGCCATGGAGCTGATCTGCGTGGGTATCGCCGAGAACACCTTGACCGACGATGTGGCGGCCTTTGCCCGCGATGACACGGTCAAGCCGTCGGTGAAGGGGCTGATGGCCGACCACCTGCTCGACGAGGGGCGCCATTCGAGCTTTTGGGCGCGGCTGACGCGGATTTACTGGCAGGCCGCCCCGGAGGCGGACCGCCGGGCGTTGGCCGAGGTGTTGCCGGTGTTCTTGCGCGAGTACCTGACCAACGACATCCAGCAGGGTTTTGACTTTGCCCTGATCGCTGCGCTGCCGGTGGGCGAGGCGGTGCGCCAGGCCCTGCGCGAAGAAGTGCAGGGGTTGGCCTTCCCGATCAATCACCAGCACCCGCTGCTGGGCAACATCCTGCGCTTCCTGCGCAGCAGCTCGATGCTCGACGCCGGCTGCGTGCAGGACGCGCTGCGCGACTACCTGCCCTGA
- the lapD gene encoding cyclic di-GMP receptor LapD, translated as MSLFKQLLLAICLFLVVAFSGSFMVSLESSRSQYVNQLRSHAQDAATALALSLTPSIDDPAMVELMVSSIFDSGYYSSIKVIDIQSNAVLVERHAEPDSGEVPGWFIQLIGLEPAGGDAIVSRGWQQAARVEVISHPMFALAKLWQSALGSLGWLLLCGAVSALLGALLLRRQLRPLDYMVAQSHAIARREFLSLPDLPRTPELRRVVQAMNQMVEKLKALFSEQAERSEQLRNESYQDSLTGLANRRYFEMQLNARVSNAEDARAGYLLLVRVQDLAGLNARLGGQRTDQLLQAVGEQLRRTCAQYPETNDLITRSRGGEFAVLAPGMVHDEATQLAQALAVTLQSLHSTGASDVDPVACIGLAPYTPGDAPQALLKLADEALARAEAQPQPGWVCLEQGLAASAGDGHHDWHQRLDQALDQGRFELFFQPVVDSHMPARVLHYKVISRLLDQQGEAVAAGRYLPWLERFGWMPRLDLLMLKKVLAHLPAHGESLALNLSGATLAEPKALQQVFDLLGQHRNAGPRLTLEIGEEQLPEQAALEKLTRCLRGLGFGLALQRFGGRFSMIGNLAHLGLAYLKIDGSYIRHIDQEQHKRLFIEAIQRASHSIDLPLIAERVETDGELQVLRKMGVQGIQGQLVGEPAPWR; from the coding sequence ATGTCACTGTTCAAACAATTGCTGCTTGCCATTTGCCTGTTCCTGGTGGTCGCCTTCAGCGGCAGTTTCATGGTCAGCCTGGAGAGTTCGCGCAGCCAGTACGTCAACCAGCTGCGCTCCCACGCCCAGGACGCCGCCACCGCGCTGGCGCTGTCACTGACGCCGAGCATCGACGACCCGGCGATGGTCGAGCTGATGGTCAGCTCGATCTTCGACAGCGGCTACTACTCCAGCATCAAGGTCATCGATATCCAGTCCAACGCCGTGCTGGTCGAGCGCCACGCCGAACCCGACAGCGGCGAGGTGCCCGGCTGGTTCATCCAGCTGATCGGCCTGGAACCGGCTGGCGGTGATGCCATCGTCAGCCGCGGCTGGCAGCAGGCGGCGCGGGTCGAGGTGATCAGCCACCCGATGTTCGCCCTGGCAAAACTGTGGCAGAGCGCCCTGGGCAGCCTCGGCTGGTTGCTGCTGTGCGGCGCGGTCAGCGCGCTGCTCGGCGCCCTGCTGTTGCGCCGCCAGTTGCGCCCGCTGGACTACATGGTGGCGCAGTCCCACGCCATCGCCCGGCGCGAGTTCCTCAGCCTGCCGGACCTGCCGCGCACCCCCGAGCTGCGCCGGGTGGTGCAGGCGATGAACCAGATGGTCGAGAAGCTCAAGGCGCTGTTCAGCGAACAGGCCGAGCGCAGCGAGCAACTGCGCAACGAGTCCTACCAGGACAGCCTCACCGGCCTTGCCAACCGGCGTTACTTCGAGATGCAGCTCAACGCCCGGGTCAGCAATGCCGAAGACGCCCGCGCCGGTTACCTGCTGCTGGTGCGCGTGCAAGACCTGGCCGGCCTCAATGCCCGCCTGGGCGGCCAGCGCACCGACCAGTTGCTGCAGGCGGTGGGCGAGCAGTTGCGCCGCACCTGTGCGCAATACCCCGAAACCAACGACCTGATCACCCGCAGCCGCGGCGGCGAATTCGCCGTGTTGGCGCCGGGCATGGTGCATGACGAGGCGACCCAGCTGGCCCAGGCCCTGGCCGTCACCCTGCAAAGCCTGCACAGCACCGGTGCCAGCGATGTCGACCCGGTGGCCTGCATAGGCCTTGCGCCCTATACCCCAGGCGATGCCCCGCAGGCGTTGCTCAAGCTCGCCGACGAGGCCCTGGCCCGCGCCGAAGCCCAGCCGCAGCCCGGCTGGGTATGCCTGGAGCAAGGCCTTGCCGCCAGCGCCGGCGACGGCCACCACGACTGGCACCAGCGGCTGGACCAAGCCCTTGACCAAGGCCGCTTCGAGCTGTTCTTCCAGCCGGTGGTCGACAGCCACATGCCCGCACGCGTGTTGCACTACAAGGTCATTTCACGCTTGCTCGACCAGCAGGGCGAGGCCGTGGCGGCCGGCCGCTATCTGCCCTGGCTGGAACGCTTCGGCTGGATGCCACGGCTTGACCTGCTGATGCTCAAAAAAGTGCTGGCGCACCTGCCGGCCCATGGCGAGTCGCTGGCGCTGAACCTGTCCGGTGCAACACTCGCCGAGCCCAAGGCGTTGCAGCAAGTGTTCGACCTGCTCGGCCAGCACCGCAACGCCGGCCCGCGCCTGACTCTCGAGATCGGCGAGGAGCAGTTGCCCGAGCAAGCCGCGCTGGAAAAGCTCACCCGGTGCCTGCGCGGGCTAGGTTTCGGCCTGGCGCTGCAGCGTTTTGGCGGGCGTTTCAGCATGATCGGCAACCTGGCGCACCTGGGCCTGGCGTACCTGAAGATCGATGGCAGCTACATCCGCCACATCGACCAGGAGCAGCACAAGCGCCTGTTCATCGAGGCCATCCAGCGCGCCTCGCACAGCATCGACCTGCCGCTGATCGCCGAGCGGGTAGAGACCGACGGCGAGCTGCAGGTACTGCGCAAGATGGGCGTGCAAGGCATCCAGGGCCAGTTGGTGGGCGAACCCGCACCCTGGCGTTGA
- a CDS encoding GntR family transcriptional regulator has product MAEKPKLLSTVLGSEQVPAHLARGVIEERLRSAILDGRLPPGTAVRQQELATLFGVSRMPVREALRQLEAQSLLQVVMHKGAVVAPLIGEDAVDTYGLRVLLETEALRQSIPRLDADDIALARSYIRQLETETRHAEIGRLNRLFHMSLYSKAGNQKLLRLIEIELNEEERFLRFHLSSMGLGKLTQDDHIALVDAASDKLVDEAVKMLEAHLNNAARTIRNYLDRQSAT; this is encoded by the coding sequence GTGGCTGAGAAACCCAAACTCCTGAGCACCGTCCTGGGTAGCGAACAGGTTCCTGCGCACCTGGCCCGCGGTGTCATCGAAGAACGCCTGCGCAGCGCCATCCTCGACGGCCGCCTGCCGCCGGGTACGGCTGTGCGCCAGCAGGAGCTGGCCACGCTGTTCGGCGTCAGCCGCATGCCGGTGCGCGAGGCGCTGCGCCAGCTCGAGGCGCAATCGCTGCTGCAGGTGGTGATGCACAAGGGCGCGGTAGTAGCGCCGCTGATCGGCGAGGACGCTGTCGATACCTACGGCCTGCGGGTACTGCTGGAAACCGAAGCACTGCGCCAATCGATCCCGCGGCTCGATGCCGACGACATTGCCCTGGCTCGCAGCTACATCCGCCAGCTGGAGACCGAAACCCGCCACGCCGAGATCGGCCGCCTGAACCGCCTGTTCCACATGTCGCTGTACAGCAAGGCCGGCAACCAGAAACTGCTGCGCCTGATCGAGATCGAGCTCAACGAGGAGGAACGCTTTCTGCGCTTCCACCTGTCGTCGATGGGCCTTGGTAAGCTCACCCAGGACGACCACATCGCCCTGGTGGATGCGGCCAGCGACAAGCTGGTAGACGAAGCCGTGAAGATGCTCGAAGCGCACCTGAACAACGCGGCACGCACCATTCGCAACTACCTCGACAGGCAATCGGCCACCTGA